One window of Centropristis striata isolate RG_2023a ecotype Rhode Island chromosome 21, C.striata_1.0, whole genome shotgun sequence genomic DNA carries:
- the LOC131960127 gene encoding breast cancer type 1 susceptibility protein homolog isoform X1, which translates to MKTPMATDVKKGISVLWETLQCPICLDLMTAPVSTKCDHQFCKFCMMKLLDNTKQNRATCPVCKTKITKRSLQESPGFQRLVAGLQDMIQAYEHDTGINYFTGMELQKANTGVSDAEATKQCQDPSFGDTPDNVENVDNDDLSRSHSSTIAAQNGFARLMGLEDTSPLITENEGLDSGLGDALPTSDRKMHSPTDNLETEMSEVEETHKTRDIMRFHKLENTSHRPSIIPDEVEHQPLRKSSRKKQKKDLKSDKILKEKQKKSREKVAEWLMKVPAEGSLDLEKPNEDDSDSCSSSSTIDVQQYNSDVHSKREDRAKALEEQVFGAVYKRERRGSRILSPPFNGFISPTTNKETKKVSKVRKSALTPADFVKKTSSEDKSESDVEEEQQRIDVVHDASSDFFKDQMEKNDIEKYQEELNTLPETDKNNGKDEVPCPVPDVGQQLPDRKSNKRTRNILQQVDSDLQEQAKIRSESTEQKKTDKRKGKNMKSAKGKPAKLAKPLVLVGVQNAETSPKTIPRSKEVQVHIENYPSSEDQEVPVTRSNRRSRRLQVFTEEVQEVHKRENSKAKKVDKDSNVGKQSVEAKDDERPPPKNGNMTKVPERNGCIYDQDLGEIENMESGERASCLTPTEDVKESVAEVPDAEILSEASAACCITVVPSSTSPTEAAVVDATLESDNPTNHLPNSMNLETFARQTKCVGPEHDEDRNDSELDTEQLLRSFKATKRKSFHLGGPNVKRIRGPDQEISHSGDSEENHNVCFGDKSAKNLPNTKVFELTNQEALRDDENSYCSDLISPTNSPAPTRKPVVEKAEQVVVEASIPESSWSGQDIAGGCCVSRNSVSSTLPPNTVSKRNIESPHLSVVPQVIDSGLCFVAAEHQELNEPLKCSQITDNQLHGTMRDAGKGKEMRDILVHDSTPSVIVAEQFLNTESSLTPDGLGIPVVQIIHESKSYSHGSGELSAQSSIKSMSRKRARRLESSSESDCSEEELPALTEIFGKTAPAPAVTKHQGEANECEGATAGGEPESSRPPACPSPDFIESSQASVDLFGTPDERDVPVNNIVSSQLESSQFSSEVLVTQQKLEMQKELVRLEKLMALVTEVLQEKEDSPAKVPTTTNQSSKPTGPDTLPCDQNTGQGSDREAAPEVEREPSTRQSDGKGVAQPGVSKHGGPAETAVQHSTHTGPSVKSTGASRTLNSSSTAKTLKNNGSPSEDKENNTPPRERSKAKMVLVSSGLGPSEQKMVKKFAKQVGAHVVSQVTAEVTHIIMHTDERLVCERTLKYFLGIAGRKWVVSFQWISECFKLKKLLDESVFEVRGDVVNGPDHQGPMRARTTEDNNLLMKGYNICFQGPFTDMTTDEMEWMVELCGAAVIKDPLLLDSKQKSHQLVIVQAGSESPSSTHSSLSKQATVVTRGWLLDTVATYSLQNYNKYAT; encoded by the exons ATGAAAACCCCAATGGCTACTGATGTCAAAAAAGGGATCTCAGTCCTTTGGGAGACTCTGCAGTGtccaatatg CTTGGATTTAATGACTGCACCTGTATCGACTAAGTGTGACCATCAGTTTTGCAA ATTTTGTATGATGAAACTTTTGGACAACACCAAACAAAACAGGGCAACCTGTCCAGTGTGTAAAACCAAGATAACCAAAAG gAGCTTGCAGGAGAGCCCTGGGTTTCAGAGACTTGTAGCAGGATTGCAGGACATGATACAGGCATATGAGCATGACACTGGAATAAACT ATTTCACTGGAATGGAACTACAGAAAGCAAACACAGG AGTCTCAGATGCTGAAGCTACTAAACAATGTCAAGATCCGTCATTTGGAGATACACCTGACAACGTTGAAAATGTTGACAATGATGATCTTTCAAGGTCTCACTCCTCGACTATAGCAG CCCAGAATGGATTTGCAAGACTCATGGGACTTGAAGACACAAGTCCTTTGATAACAGAAAATGAAGGCCTGGACAGTGGCCTAGGGGATGCTCTGCCAACATCTGACAGGAAAATGCACAGCCCTACAGATAatttggaaacagaaatgtcagAGGTTGaggaaacacacaaaactagagACATAATGAGGTTTCACAAATTGGAGAATACCTCCCATCGTCCATCAATAATTCCAGATGAGGTTGAACATCAGCCTTTAAGAAAGTCCTCAAGGAAGAAGCAGAAAAAGGATTTGAAGTCAGACAAGATTCTCAAggagaaacagaagaaaagtcGAGAAAAAGTCGCTGAGTGGCTCATGAAGGTTCCAGCTGAAGGAAGTCTTGACTTGGAGAAACCAAACGAAGATGATTCTGACAgctgttcttcttcttcaacgATAGATGTCCAGCAGTACAACAGTGATGTCCATTCTAAGAGGGAGGATCGTGCTAAAGCCCTTGAGGAGCAGGTGTTTGGGGCCGTCTACAAACGAGAGCGAAGAGGGAGCAGGATCCTCTCTCCTCCATTTAATGGGTTTATCAGTCcaacaacaaataaagaaacaaaaaaggtttccaaagtgAGGAAGAGTGCTCTCACTCCAGCTGATTTTGTCAAGAAAACAAGCTCTGAAGATAAAAGTGAAAGTGATGTGGAGGAAGAGCAACAAAGAATAGATGTAGTACATGATGCCAGCAGTGACTTTTTTAAAGACCAGATGGAGAAAAATGATATTGAAAAATATCAGGAAGAGTTAAACACCTTGCCagaaactgacaaaaataatgGCAAAGATGAGGTTCCATGTCCTGTGCCTGATGTTGGACAACAGCTACCAGACAGAAAGTCAAACAAAAGGACCCGTAACATTCTGCAGCAGGTAGACAGTGATTTGCAAGAGCAAGCTAAGATTAGGTCAGAAAGTACTGAGCAAAAGAAAACTGACAAGAGAAAAGGTAAAAACATGAAGTCAGCAAAAGGAAAACCTGCCAAATTGGCAAAACCCCTGGTTCTGGTTGGAGTTCAAAATGCAGAAACCAGTCCCAAGACGATACCAAGGTCAAAAGAAGTCCAAGTTCATATTGAGAACTACCCCAGCAGCGAGGACCAAGAAGTCCCTGTCACAAGGAGCAACCGGAGAAGTAGAAGACTTCAAGTCTTCACAGAGGAAGTCCAGGAAGTTCACAAGAGAGAAAACTCGAAAgccaaaaaagttgacaaagacagcAATGTTGGAAAGCAATCAGTTGAAGCTAAAGATGATGAAAGGCCACCACCTAAAaatggaaacatgacaaaaGTGCCTGAAAGAAACGGATGTATTTATGATCAAGATTTAGGAGAAATAGAAAACATGGAGTCTGGTGAGAGAGCATCTTGTTTGACACCAACAGAAGATGTGAAAGAGTCTGTTGCTGAGGTACCAGATGCTGAAATTTTGTCTGAAGCTAGTGCTGCCTGTTGCATCACTGTGGTCCCAAGCTCTACAAGTCCAACTGAAGCAGCTGTGGTAGATGCAACACTGGAAAGTGACAATCCAACAAATCATCTCCCGAACAGTATGAATTTGGAAACATTCGCTCGCCAGACAAAATGTGTGGGACCAGAACATGATGAGGATAGGAATGACAGTGAACTGGACACTGAGCAACTGCTCAGGAGCTTCAAAGCCACTAAAAGGAAATCTTTCCATCTTGGAGGTCCTAATGTGAAAAGGATTCGTGGTCCGGACCAAGAAATATCTCACAGTGGCGATTCGGAGGAGAAccataatgtttgttttggtgataaatctgcaaaaaatctGCCAAACACAAAAGTGTTTGAACTCACCAACCAAGAGGCATTAAGGGATGACGAAAACTCATATTGCAGTGATTTGATATCCCCAACTAACTCACCCGCACCGACAAGAAAACCAGTTGTTGAGAAAGCAGAGCAAGTGGTGGTAGAAGCCTCGATCCCTGAGAGCAGCTGGTCGGGTCAGGACATTGCTGGTGGTTGCTGTGTCTCCAGGAATAGTGTCAGCAGCACTCTTCCTCCTAATACAGTGTCAAAACGCAACATCGAAAGTCCTCATCTTTCTGTTGTGCCTCAAGTAATAGATTCAGGGCTCTGCTTCGTAGCTGCAGAACACCAGGAGCTTAATGAACCCTTGAAGTGCTCTCAGATCACAGATAATCAGCTCCATGGTACCATGAGGGATGCTGGCAAAGGGAAGGAAATGAGAGACATTTTGGTGCACGATTCAACTCCTTCAGTCATCGTCGCCGAACAGTTTTTAAACACGGAGTCCTCGTTAACTCCAGATGGCCTTGGAATACCAGTTGTACAAATCATCCACGAATCAAAATCTTACAGCCATGGCAGTGGAGAGCTGAGCGCCCAATCCTCTATCAAGAGCATGAGCAGGAAGAGGGCACGAAGGCTCGAGTCTTCTTCCGAGTCAGACTGCAGTGAAGAGGAGTTACCAGCTTTGACAGAAATTTTTGGAAAAACAGCTCCTGCCCCGGCAGTGACAAAGCATCAAGGAGAAGCCAATGAATGTGAAGGTGCTACAGCTGGTGGAGAGCCAGAGTCCAGTCGCCCACCTGCGTGCCCCAGCCCGGACTTCATTGAGTCCAGCCAAGCATCTGTGGACTTATTTGGCACGCCAGATGAAC GTGACGTCCCAGTAAACAACATTGTTTCTTCACAACTTGAATCATCACAATTTTCAAGTGAAGTCCTTGTTACACAG CAAAAGCTAGAAATGCAGAAGGAGCTGGTGAGGTTGGAAAAGCTGATGGCTCTGGTGACGGAGGTGCTTCAGGAGAAGGAAGACAGTCCTGCAAAAGTccccacaacaacaaatcagagcAGCAAACCCACAG GCCCCGACACTCTCCCGTGTGACCAGAACACAGGCCAAGGTTCAGACCG GGAAGCTGCTCCAGAAGTCGAGCGAGAACCGAGCACAAGACAATCTGATGGCAAAGGGGTCGCCCAGCCCGGTGTGTCGAAGCATGGCGGCCCTGCAGAGACGG caGTGCAGCACTCCACGCACACTGGGCCGAGTGTAAAAAGCACTGGAGCCTCTAGGACTCTTAATTCAAGTTCAACAGCCAAAACGTTGAAGAACAATGGTTCACCGTcagaagacaaagaaaataacacTCCACCGAGAGAGAGAAGCAAAGCCAAGATGGTGCTGGTGTCATCTGGGTTAGGCCCCAGCGAGCAG aaaatggtgaaaaagtTTGCCAAGCAAGTTGGTGCCCACGTGGTTTCCCAGGTAACGGCGGAGGTGACCCATATCATAATGCACACAG ATGAACGACTGGTATGTGAGCGCACGCTGAAGTACTTCCTTGGCATCGCAGGCAGGAAGTGGGTGGTGAGCTTCCAGT GGATTTCAGAGTGCTTCAAACTAAAGAAACTCTTAGATGAG AGCGTCTTTGAAGTAAGAGGTGACGTTGTTAATGGACCCGACCACCAGGGCCCCATGAGAGCTCGAACCACTGAAGACAATAAC tTGCTCATGAAGGGCTACAATATCTGCTTCCAAGGACCTTTTACAGACATGACTACAG aTGAAATGGAGTGGATGGTGGAGCTCTGTGGAGCAGCTGTCATTAAAGATCCTCTTCTCCTCGACAGTAAACAG AAGTCCCATCAGCTGGTCATTGTACAGGCAGGATCAGAGTCGCCGTCATCCACACACAGCA GTCTCTCTAAACAAGCAACTGTGGTGACACGTGGTTGGCTGTTGGATACCGTGGCAACTTACAGTCTTCAAAACTACAACAAGTACGCAACATGA
- the LOC131960127 gene encoding microtubule-associated protein futsch-like isoform X2 produces MKTPMATDVKKGISVLWETLQCPICLDLMTAPVSTKCDHQFCKFCMMKLLDNTKQNRATCPVCKTKITKRSLQESPGFQRLVAGLQDMIQAYEHDTGINYFTGMELQKANTGVSDAEATKQCQDPSFGDTPDNVENVDNDDLSRSHSSTIAAQNGFARLMGLEDTSPLITENEGLDSGLGDALPTSDRKMHSPTDNLETEMSEVEETHKTRDIMRFHKLENTSHRPSIIPDEVEHQPLRKSSRKKQKKDLKSDKILKEKQKKSREKVAEWLMKVPAEGSLDLEKPNEDDSDSCSSSSTIDVQQYNSDVHSKREDRAKALEEQVFGAVYKRERRGSRILSPPFNGFISPTTNKETKKVSKVRKSALTPADFVKKTSSEDKSESDVEEEQQRIDVVHDASSDFFKDQMEKNDIEKYQEELNTLPETDKNNGKDEVPCPVPDVGQQLPDRKSNKRTRNILQQVDSDLQEQAKIRSESTEQKKTDKRKGKNMKSAKGKPAKLAKPLVLVGVQNAETSPKTIPRSKEVQVHIENYPSSEDQEVPVTRSNRRSRRLQVFTEEVQEVHKRENSKAKKVDKDSNVGKQSVEAKDDERPPPKNGNMTKVPERNGCIYDQDLGEIENMESGERASCLTPTEDVKESVAEVPDAEILSEASAACCITVVPSSTSPTEAAVVDATLESDNPTNHLPNSMNLETFARQTKCVGPEHDEDRNDSELDTEQLLRSFKATKRKSFHLGGPNVKRIRGPDQEISHSGDSEENHNVCFGDKSAKNLPNTKVFELTNQEALRDDENSYCSDLISPTNSPAPTRKPVVEKAEQVVVEASIPESSWSGQDIAGGCCVSRNSVSSTLPPNTVSKRNIESPHLSVVPQVIDSGLCFVAAEHQELNEPLKCSQITDNQLHGTMRDAGKGKEMRDILVHDSTPSVIVAEQFLNTESSLTPDGLGIPVVQIIHESKSYSHGSGELSAQSSIKSMSRKRARRLESSSESDCSEEELPALTEIFGKTAPAPAVTKHQGEANECEGATAGGEPESSRPPACPSPDFIESSQASVDLFGTPDERDVPVNNIVSSQLESSQFSSEVLVTQQKLEMQKELVRLEKLMALVTEVLQEKEDSPAKVPTTTNQSSKPTGPDTLPCDQNTGQGSDREAAPEVEREPSTRQSDGKGVAQPGVSKHGGPAETVQHSTHTGPSVKSTGASRTLNSSSTAKTLKNNGSPSEDKENNTPPRERSKAKMVLVSSGLGPSEQKMVKKFAKQVGAHVVSQVTAEVTHIIMHTDERLVCERTLKYFLGIAGRKWVVSFQWISECFKLKKLLDESVFEVRGDVVNGPDHQGPMRARTTEDNNLLMKGYNICFQGPFTDMTTDEMEWMVELCGAAVIKDPLLLDSKQKSHQLVIVQAGSESPSSTHSSLSKQATVVTRGWLLDTVATYSLQNYNKYAT; encoded by the exons ATGAAAACCCCAATGGCTACTGATGTCAAAAAAGGGATCTCAGTCCTTTGGGAGACTCTGCAGTGtccaatatg CTTGGATTTAATGACTGCACCTGTATCGACTAAGTGTGACCATCAGTTTTGCAA ATTTTGTATGATGAAACTTTTGGACAACACCAAACAAAACAGGGCAACCTGTCCAGTGTGTAAAACCAAGATAACCAAAAG gAGCTTGCAGGAGAGCCCTGGGTTTCAGAGACTTGTAGCAGGATTGCAGGACATGATACAGGCATATGAGCATGACACTGGAATAAACT ATTTCACTGGAATGGAACTACAGAAAGCAAACACAGG AGTCTCAGATGCTGAAGCTACTAAACAATGTCAAGATCCGTCATTTGGAGATACACCTGACAACGTTGAAAATGTTGACAATGATGATCTTTCAAGGTCTCACTCCTCGACTATAGCAG CCCAGAATGGATTTGCAAGACTCATGGGACTTGAAGACACAAGTCCTTTGATAACAGAAAATGAAGGCCTGGACAGTGGCCTAGGGGATGCTCTGCCAACATCTGACAGGAAAATGCACAGCCCTACAGATAatttggaaacagaaatgtcagAGGTTGaggaaacacacaaaactagagACATAATGAGGTTTCACAAATTGGAGAATACCTCCCATCGTCCATCAATAATTCCAGATGAGGTTGAACATCAGCCTTTAAGAAAGTCCTCAAGGAAGAAGCAGAAAAAGGATTTGAAGTCAGACAAGATTCTCAAggagaaacagaagaaaagtcGAGAAAAAGTCGCTGAGTGGCTCATGAAGGTTCCAGCTGAAGGAAGTCTTGACTTGGAGAAACCAAACGAAGATGATTCTGACAgctgttcttcttcttcaacgATAGATGTCCAGCAGTACAACAGTGATGTCCATTCTAAGAGGGAGGATCGTGCTAAAGCCCTTGAGGAGCAGGTGTTTGGGGCCGTCTACAAACGAGAGCGAAGAGGGAGCAGGATCCTCTCTCCTCCATTTAATGGGTTTATCAGTCcaacaacaaataaagaaacaaaaaaggtttccaaagtgAGGAAGAGTGCTCTCACTCCAGCTGATTTTGTCAAGAAAACAAGCTCTGAAGATAAAAGTGAAAGTGATGTGGAGGAAGAGCAACAAAGAATAGATGTAGTACATGATGCCAGCAGTGACTTTTTTAAAGACCAGATGGAGAAAAATGATATTGAAAAATATCAGGAAGAGTTAAACACCTTGCCagaaactgacaaaaataatgGCAAAGATGAGGTTCCATGTCCTGTGCCTGATGTTGGACAACAGCTACCAGACAGAAAGTCAAACAAAAGGACCCGTAACATTCTGCAGCAGGTAGACAGTGATTTGCAAGAGCAAGCTAAGATTAGGTCAGAAAGTACTGAGCAAAAGAAAACTGACAAGAGAAAAGGTAAAAACATGAAGTCAGCAAAAGGAAAACCTGCCAAATTGGCAAAACCCCTGGTTCTGGTTGGAGTTCAAAATGCAGAAACCAGTCCCAAGACGATACCAAGGTCAAAAGAAGTCCAAGTTCATATTGAGAACTACCCCAGCAGCGAGGACCAAGAAGTCCCTGTCACAAGGAGCAACCGGAGAAGTAGAAGACTTCAAGTCTTCACAGAGGAAGTCCAGGAAGTTCACAAGAGAGAAAACTCGAAAgccaaaaaagttgacaaagacagcAATGTTGGAAAGCAATCAGTTGAAGCTAAAGATGATGAAAGGCCACCACCTAAAaatggaaacatgacaaaaGTGCCTGAAAGAAACGGATGTATTTATGATCAAGATTTAGGAGAAATAGAAAACATGGAGTCTGGTGAGAGAGCATCTTGTTTGACACCAACAGAAGATGTGAAAGAGTCTGTTGCTGAGGTACCAGATGCTGAAATTTTGTCTGAAGCTAGTGCTGCCTGTTGCATCACTGTGGTCCCAAGCTCTACAAGTCCAACTGAAGCAGCTGTGGTAGATGCAACACTGGAAAGTGACAATCCAACAAATCATCTCCCGAACAGTATGAATTTGGAAACATTCGCTCGCCAGACAAAATGTGTGGGACCAGAACATGATGAGGATAGGAATGACAGTGAACTGGACACTGAGCAACTGCTCAGGAGCTTCAAAGCCACTAAAAGGAAATCTTTCCATCTTGGAGGTCCTAATGTGAAAAGGATTCGTGGTCCGGACCAAGAAATATCTCACAGTGGCGATTCGGAGGAGAAccataatgtttgttttggtgataaatctgcaaaaaatctGCCAAACACAAAAGTGTTTGAACTCACCAACCAAGAGGCATTAAGGGATGACGAAAACTCATATTGCAGTGATTTGATATCCCCAACTAACTCACCCGCACCGACAAGAAAACCAGTTGTTGAGAAAGCAGAGCAAGTGGTGGTAGAAGCCTCGATCCCTGAGAGCAGCTGGTCGGGTCAGGACATTGCTGGTGGTTGCTGTGTCTCCAGGAATAGTGTCAGCAGCACTCTTCCTCCTAATACAGTGTCAAAACGCAACATCGAAAGTCCTCATCTTTCTGTTGTGCCTCAAGTAATAGATTCAGGGCTCTGCTTCGTAGCTGCAGAACACCAGGAGCTTAATGAACCCTTGAAGTGCTCTCAGATCACAGATAATCAGCTCCATGGTACCATGAGGGATGCTGGCAAAGGGAAGGAAATGAGAGACATTTTGGTGCACGATTCAACTCCTTCAGTCATCGTCGCCGAACAGTTTTTAAACACGGAGTCCTCGTTAACTCCAGATGGCCTTGGAATACCAGTTGTACAAATCATCCACGAATCAAAATCTTACAGCCATGGCAGTGGAGAGCTGAGCGCCCAATCCTCTATCAAGAGCATGAGCAGGAAGAGGGCACGAAGGCTCGAGTCTTCTTCCGAGTCAGACTGCAGTGAAGAGGAGTTACCAGCTTTGACAGAAATTTTTGGAAAAACAGCTCCTGCCCCGGCAGTGACAAAGCATCAAGGAGAAGCCAATGAATGTGAAGGTGCTACAGCTGGTGGAGAGCCAGAGTCCAGTCGCCCACCTGCGTGCCCCAGCCCGGACTTCATTGAGTCCAGCCAAGCATCTGTGGACTTATTTGGCACGCCAGATGAAC GTGACGTCCCAGTAAACAACATTGTTTCTTCACAACTTGAATCATCACAATTTTCAAGTGAAGTCCTTGTTACACAG CAAAAGCTAGAAATGCAGAAGGAGCTGGTGAGGTTGGAAAAGCTGATGGCTCTGGTGACGGAGGTGCTTCAGGAGAAGGAAGACAGTCCTGCAAAAGTccccacaacaacaaatcagagcAGCAAACCCACAG GCCCCGACACTCTCCCGTGTGACCAGAACACAGGCCAAGGTTCAGACCG GGAAGCTGCTCCAGAAGTCGAGCGAGAACCGAGCACAAGACAATCTGATGGCAAAGGGGTCGCCCAGCCCGGTGTGTCGAAGCATGGCGGCCCTGCAGAGACGG TGCAGCACTCCACGCACACTGGGCCGAGTGTAAAAAGCACTGGAGCCTCTAGGACTCTTAATTCAAGTTCAACAGCCAAAACGTTGAAGAACAATGGTTCACCGTcagaagacaaagaaaataacacTCCACCGAGAGAGAGAAGCAAAGCCAAGATGGTGCTGGTGTCATCTGGGTTAGGCCCCAGCGAGCAG aaaatggtgaaaaagtTTGCCAAGCAAGTTGGTGCCCACGTGGTTTCCCAGGTAACGGCGGAGGTGACCCATATCATAATGCACACAG ATGAACGACTGGTATGTGAGCGCACGCTGAAGTACTTCCTTGGCATCGCAGGCAGGAAGTGGGTGGTGAGCTTCCAGT GGATTTCAGAGTGCTTCAAACTAAAGAAACTCTTAGATGAG AGCGTCTTTGAAGTAAGAGGTGACGTTGTTAATGGACCCGACCACCAGGGCCCCATGAGAGCTCGAACCACTGAAGACAATAAC tTGCTCATGAAGGGCTACAATATCTGCTTCCAAGGACCTTTTACAGACATGACTACAG aTGAAATGGAGTGGATGGTGGAGCTCTGTGGAGCAGCTGTCATTAAAGATCCTCTTCTCCTCGACAGTAAACAG AAGTCCCATCAGCTGGTCATTGTACAGGCAGGATCAGAGTCGCCGTCATCCACACACAGCA GTCTCTCTAAACAAGCAACTGTGGTGACACGTGGTTGGCTGTTGGATACCGTGGCAACTTACAGTCTTCAAAACTACAACAAGTACGCAACATGA